The proteins below are encoded in one region of Oncorhynchus gorbuscha isolate QuinsamMale2020 ecotype Even-year linkage group LG01, OgorEven_v1.0, whole genome shotgun sequence:
- the klhl23 gene encoding kelch-like protein 23 isoform X3, translating to MDLKINATMSDKGKGSYIYDFCDIAHPNELLDALREFYLGGIFTDITLQCATGQVFYCHKAALSARSSYFKVMFTADMKERSNNLIKLTGIDYDVLSALVNYVYTSRVNITEANVQSLLEAADLLQFSSVKKACEDFLIRFLDVDNCLGMHSFAELHICPELEREARRVMLSRFEDLLQQEEFLELDYDKLSSVMSLKNINVWKDEVLLDAVVKWVTYDIVNRIDHVQGLLFCVHLELDEVHFKTALDGQRQCLLGNEGKVRSLIINALKSNCKETSVSRKKVSSSMYVIGGYYWHPLCEVHIWDPISNTWVQGKDMPDQTRESYSVSLLGANIYVTGGYMTETIEALDTVWIYNGDCDEWTEGCPMITARYYHCSVALHGCIYAIGGYRGGAIQLETEFYDPLKKKWFPTANMIQGVGNATACVMNDTIYVTGGHYGSRGSSTYEKIQAYRPDINEWSIVTISPHPAVLGGRTDYDHRLLRPRER from the exons ATGGATTTGAAGATTAATG CCACTATGTCAGACAAAGGAAAAGGAAGCTACATTTATGATTTTTGTGACATTGCCCATCCAAATGAACTATTGGATGCTCTGAGAGAGTTCTACCTAGGTGGCATATTCACCGACATCACCCTACAATGTGCCACGGGGCAGGTATTTTACTGTCACAAGGCAGCATTGTCAGCCCGCAGCTCTTATTTCAAAGTCATGTTCACAGCCGACATGAAGGAGCGGTCAAACAACCTCATCAAACTGACAGGGATTGATTATGACGTTCTGAGTGCTTTGGTGAACTACGTATACACTTCCAGGGTGAACATCACGGAGGCAAATGTACAGAGCCTGCTGGAGGCAGCAGACCTCTTACAGTTCAGCTCAGTGAAGAAGGCTTGCGAAGACTTCCTTATACGCTTCCTGGATGTGGACAACTGCCTGGGTATGCACTCTTTTGCTGAGCTGCACATCTGCCCTGAGCTGGAGCGGGAGGCACGAAGGGTAATGCTCAGCAGGTTTGAGGACCTTCTACAGCAGGAGGAATTCTTGGAGTTGGACTACGACAAGCTGAGTTCCGTCATGTCTCTTAAGAACATCAATGTATGGAAGGATGAAGTTCTCTTGGATGCGGTGGTCAAATGGGTCACCTATGACATTGTTAACCGTATTGATCACGTTCAGGGCCTACTCTTTTGTGTCCATCTTGAGCTGGATGAGGTGCACTTCAAGACTGCCCTGGATGGACAGAGGCAATGCTTACTGGGCAATGAGGGAAAAGTAAGGTCATTGATTATCAACGCATTGAAGTCCAACTGCAAAGAGACTTCAGTGAGCAGGAAGAAAGTGTCCTCAAGCATGTATGTTATTGGAGGGTACTACTGGCATCCGCTCTGTGAAGTCCACATATGGGATCCAATAAGCAACACATGGGTGCAAGGAAAAGATATGCCTGACCAGACAAGAGAGAGCTATAGTGTATCTTTACTGGGGGCAAATATTTATGTGACTGGGGGTTATATGACTGAGACTATTGAAGCCCTGGACACAGTTTGGATTTATAATGGTGATTGTGATGAGTGGACTGAGGGATGCCCCATGATCACTGCCAGATACTACCACTGTTCTGTGGCTTTACACGGCTGTATCTATGCCATAGGAGGGTACAGAGGGGGAGCTATACAACTTGAGACTGAATTCTATGACCCCTTAAAAAAGAAATGGTTCCCTACAGCCAACATGATACAAG GTGTAGGAAATGCCACTGCATGTGTCATGAATGACACAATCTATGTGACCGGTGGCCACTATGGATCCAGAGGAAGCAGCACCTATGAAAAAATTCAGGCCTACAGGCCAGACATAAATGAATGGAGCATTGTCACAATCAGCCCTCATCCAG CTGTACTTGGTGGGAGGACAGACTACGATCACCGACTGCTACGAcccagagagagatga
- the klhl23 gene encoding kelch-like protein 23 isoform X1 has product MDLKINATMSDKGKGSYIYDFCDIAHPNELLDALREFYLGGIFTDITLQCATGQVFYCHKAALSARSSYFKVMFTADMKERSNNLIKLTGIDYDVLSALVNYVYTSRVNITEANVQSLLEAADLLQFSSVKKACEDFLIRFLDVDNCLGMHSFAELHICPELEREARRVMLSRFEDLLQQEEFLELDYDKLSSVMSLKNINVWKDEVLLDAVVKWVTYDIVNRIDHVQGLLFCVHLELDEVHFKTALDGQRQCLLGNEGKVRSLIINALKSNCKETSVSRKKVSSSMYVIGGYYWHPLCEVHIWDPISNTWVQGKDMPDQTRESYSVSLLGANIYVTGGYMTETIEALDTVWIYNGDCDEWTEGCPMITARYYHCSVALHGCIYAIGGYRGGAIQLETEFYDPLKKKWFPTANMIQGVGNATACVMNDTIYVTGGHYGSRGSSTYEKIQAYRPDINEWSIVTISPHPEYGLCSVSLNNKLYLVGGQTTITDCYDPERDEWRQLSVMKERRMECGAVVINGCIYVTGGYSYSKGTYLQSIEKYDPELDTWEVVGSLPSPARTHGCICIYSV; this is encoded by the exons ATGGATTTGAAGATTAATG CCACTATGTCAGACAAAGGAAAAGGAAGCTACATTTATGATTTTTGTGACATTGCCCATCCAAATGAACTATTGGATGCTCTGAGAGAGTTCTACCTAGGTGGCATATTCACCGACATCACCCTACAATGTGCCACGGGGCAGGTATTTTACTGTCACAAGGCAGCATTGTCAGCCCGCAGCTCTTATTTCAAAGTCATGTTCACAGCCGACATGAAGGAGCGGTCAAACAACCTCATCAAACTGACAGGGATTGATTATGACGTTCTGAGTGCTTTGGTGAACTACGTATACACTTCCAGGGTGAACATCACGGAGGCAAATGTACAGAGCCTGCTGGAGGCAGCAGACCTCTTACAGTTCAGCTCAGTGAAGAAGGCTTGCGAAGACTTCCTTATACGCTTCCTGGATGTGGACAACTGCCTGGGTATGCACTCTTTTGCTGAGCTGCACATCTGCCCTGAGCTGGAGCGGGAGGCACGAAGGGTAATGCTCAGCAGGTTTGAGGACCTTCTACAGCAGGAGGAATTCTTGGAGTTGGACTACGACAAGCTGAGTTCCGTCATGTCTCTTAAGAACATCAATGTATGGAAGGATGAAGTTCTCTTGGATGCGGTGGTCAAATGGGTCACCTATGACATTGTTAACCGTATTGATCACGTTCAGGGCCTACTCTTTTGTGTCCATCTTGAGCTGGATGAGGTGCACTTCAAGACTGCCCTGGATGGACAGAGGCAATGCTTACTGGGCAATGAGGGAAAAGTAAGGTCATTGATTATCAACGCATTGAAGTCCAACTGCAAAGAGACTTCAGTGAGCAGGAAGAAAGTGTCCTCAAGCATGTATGTTATTGGAGGGTACTACTGGCATCCGCTCTGTGAAGTCCACATATGGGATCCAATAAGCAACACATGGGTGCAAGGAAAAGATATGCCTGACCAGACAAGAGAGAGCTATAGTGTATCTTTACTGGGGGCAAATATTTATGTGACTGGGGGTTATATGACTGAGACTATTGAAGCCCTGGACACAGTTTGGATTTATAATGGTGATTGTGATGAGTGGACTGAGGGATGCCCCATGATCACTGCCAGATACTACCACTGTTCTGTGGCTTTACACGGCTGTATCTATGCCATAGGAGGGTACAGAGGGGGAGCTATACAACTTGAGACTGAATTCTATGACCCCTTAAAAAAGAAATGGTTCCCTACAGCCAACATGATACAAG GTGTAGGAAATGCCACTGCATGTGTCATGAATGACACAATCTATGTGACCGGTGGCCACTATGGATCCAGAGGAAGCAGCACCTATGAAAAAATTCAGGCCTACAGGCCAGACATAAATGAATGGAGCATTGTCACAATCAGCCCTCATCCAG AGTATGGCCTGTGCTCTGTTTCTCTGAACAACAAGCTGTACTTGGTGGGAGGACAGACTACGATCACCGACTGCTACGAcccagagagagatgagtggaggcaGTTGTCagtgatgaaggagaggaggatggagtgtgGTGCTGTAGTGATCAATGGCTGCATCTATGTGACCGGGGGATATTCCTATTCAAAGGGGACGTATCTGCAGAGCATTGAGAAGTATGACCCAGAGCTGGACACCTGGGAGGTTGTGGGAAGCCTCCCCAGCCCAGCAAGAACACACGGATGCATTTGCATTTACAGTGTGTAG
- the mettl5 gene encoding rRNA N6-adenosine-methyltransferase METTL5 isoform X2, translating to MKLKELESCLQQVDAFEEPKILLEQYPTSPHIADLGCGCGVLSIGAAMLDAGLCVGFDIDDDALEIFKRNSEEFELTNVDLIQCDMCSLRSHAYAKKFDTVIMNPPFGTKHNQGMDMQFLRTALTMATTAVYSLHKTSTRGHIQKKASDWGVKMEVIAELRYDLPASYKFHKKKSVDIKVDFLRFSTT from the exons ATGAAACTGAAAGAGTTGGAAAGTTGTCTTCAACAAGTGGACGCCTTTGAAGAACCCAAAATTCTTCTTGAACAATATCCAACCAGCCCTCACATTGCAG ATTTGGGATGCGGATGTGGCGTTCTTAGCATTGGAGCAGCAATGCTTGATGCAGG TTTGTGTGTTGGGTTTGACATTGATGACGATGCACTGGAGATATTCAAAAGGAACTCTGAGGAATTTGAGCTGACCAACGTAGACCTGATCCAGTGTGACATGTGCTCCCTGAGATCCCATGCATATGCCAAGAAATTTGACACTGTGATAATGAATCCTCCATTTGGTACCAAACACAACCAAG GTATGGACATGCAGTTTCTGAGGACAGCTTTAACTATGGCAACAACAGCAGTATATTCCCTTCACAAAACATCAACACGAGGC CACATACAGAAGAAAGCAAGTGACTGGGGAGTAAAAATGGAAGTAATAGCAG AGCTAAGATATGACTTGCCAGCGTCCTACAAGTTCCACAAGAAGAAATCG GTTGACATCAAGGTGGACTTTCTACGGTTTTCCACAACATGA
- the klhl23 gene encoding kelch-like protein 23 isoform X2: protein MSDKGKGSYIYDFCDIAHPNELLDALREFYLGGIFTDITLQCATGQVFYCHKAALSARSSYFKVMFTADMKERSNNLIKLTGIDYDVLSALVNYVYTSRVNITEANVQSLLEAADLLQFSSVKKACEDFLIRFLDVDNCLGMHSFAELHICPELEREARRVMLSRFEDLLQQEEFLELDYDKLSSVMSLKNINVWKDEVLLDAVVKWVTYDIVNRIDHVQGLLFCVHLELDEVHFKTALDGQRQCLLGNEGKVRSLIINALKSNCKETSVSRKKVSSSMYVIGGYYWHPLCEVHIWDPISNTWVQGKDMPDQTRESYSVSLLGANIYVTGGYMTETIEALDTVWIYNGDCDEWTEGCPMITARYYHCSVALHGCIYAIGGYRGGAIQLETEFYDPLKKKWFPTANMIQGVGNATACVMNDTIYVTGGHYGSRGSSTYEKIQAYRPDINEWSIVTISPHPEYGLCSVSLNNKLYLVGGQTTITDCYDPERDEWRQLSVMKERRMECGAVVINGCIYVTGGYSYSKGTYLQSIEKYDPELDTWEVVGSLPSPARTHGCICIYSV, encoded by the exons ATGTCAGACAAAGGAAAAGGAAGCTACATTTATGATTTTTGTGACATTGCCCATCCAAATGAACTATTGGATGCTCTGAGAGAGTTCTACCTAGGTGGCATATTCACCGACATCACCCTACAATGTGCCACGGGGCAGGTATTTTACTGTCACAAGGCAGCATTGTCAGCCCGCAGCTCTTATTTCAAAGTCATGTTCACAGCCGACATGAAGGAGCGGTCAAACAACCTCATCAAACTGACAGGGATTGATTATGACGTTCTGAGTGCTTTGGTGAACTACGTATACACTTCCAGGGTGAACATCACGGAGGCAAATGTACAGAGCCTGCTGGAGGCAGCAGACCTCTTACAGTTCAGCTCAGTGAAGAAGGCTTGCGAAGACTTCCTTATACGCTTCCTGGATGTGGACAACTGCCTGGGTATGCACTCTTTTGCTGAGCTGCACATCTGCCCTGAGCTGGAGCGGGAGGCACGAAGGGTAATGCTCAGCAGGTTTGAGGACCTTCTACAGCAGGAGGAATTCTTGGAGTTGGACTACGACAAGCTGAGTTCCGTCATGTCTCTTAAGAACATCAATGTATGGAAGGATGAAGTTCTCTTGGATGCGGTGGTCAAATGGGTCACCTATGACATTGTTAACCGTATTGATCACGTTCAGGGCCTACTCTTTTGTGTCCATCTTGAGCTGGATGAGGTGCACTTCAAGACTGCCCTGGATGGACAGAGGCAATGCTTACTGGGCAATGAGGGAAAAGTAAGGTCATTGATTATCAACGCATTGAAGTCCAACTGCAAAGAGACTTCAGTGAGCAGGAAGAAAGTGTCCTCAAGCATGTATGTTATTGGAGGGTACTACTGGCATCCGCTCTGTGAAGTCCACATATGGGATCCAATAAGCAACACATGGGTGCAAGGAAAAGATATGCCTGACCAGACAAGAGAGAGCTATAGTGTATCTTTACTGGGGGCAAATATTTATGTGACTGGGGGTTATATGACTGAGACTATTGAAGCCCTGGACACAGTTTGGATTTATAATGGTGATTGTGATGAGTGGACTGAGGGATGCCCCATGATCACTGCCAGATACTACCACTGTTCTGTGGCTTTACACGGCTGTATCTATGCCATAGGAGGGTACAGAGGGGGAGCTATACAACTTGAGACTGAATTCTATGACCCCTTAAAAAAGAAATGGTTCCCTACAGCCAACATGATACAAG GTGTAGGAAATGCCACTGCATGTGTCATGAATGACACAATCTATGTGACCGGTGGCCACTATGGATCCAGAGGAAGCAGCACCTATGAAAAAATTCAGGCCTACAGGCCAGACATAAATGAATGGAGCATTGTCACAATCAGCCCTCATCCAG AGTATGGCCTGTGCTCTGTTTCTCTGAACAACAAGCTGTACTTGGTGGGAGGACAGACTACGATCACCGACTGCTACGAcccagagagagatgagtggaggcaGTTGTCagtgatgaaggagaggaggatggagtgtgGTGCTGTAGTGATCAATGGCTGCATCTATGTGACCGGGGGATATTCCTATTCAAAGGGGACGTATCTGCAGAGCATTGAGAAGTATGACCCAGAGCTGGACACCTGGGAGGTTGTGGGAAGCCTCCCCAGCCCAGCAAGAACACACGGATGCATTTGCATTTACAGTGTGTAG
- the LOC124043015 gene encoding lupus La protein homolog B-like, translating to MAEIQEMSELEKKVAQQLEYYFGDHNLPRDKFLKEQLQLDDGWVTLETMLKFNRLKCLTTDHSVIVESLKKSQTGLLELSEDTTKIRRISSKPLPELNDKYKDTLKHKSVYIKGFPLETTLDEIEGWLKGKGVIENIQMRRNLQKNFKGSVFLVFDTEEASKQFLARTDTKSFKENEMIILSREDYHAKKSEDRKLLKAESKAKAKHDKDEKQKQAEEEEMKSLDEQTGCLLKFSGNLDSVSREDFHEVFSGHGQIKWIDFTRGAKEGTILFRVSAKEALNKAKEASGGNLKIKGEDVTWEVVEGDAEREALKKIIEDQQESLNRRRGGRGGRKSGGRGGRGGRRDRGGRDGKSHYQGRKTKFDDSDDDAPPSPKKRALEGVCKDADAPAAKVVKTENGS from the exons ATGGCAGAAATTCAAGAAATGTCTGAACTTGAGAAGAAGGTAGCTCAACAGCTTGAG TACTACTTTGGTGATCACAACCTTCCAAGAGACAAGTTCCTCAAAGAACAGTTGCAGCTCGATGATGGCTGGGTGACTCTGGAAACCATGCTCAAGTTTAACAG GCTGAAATGCTTGACAACCGATCACAGTGTAATTGTTGAGTCTCTGAAGAAATCCCAGACTGGCCTTTTGGAATTGAGTGAGGATACGACAAAAATCAGGAGAATTTCAAGCAAGCCCTTACCAGAACTGAACGACAAGTACAAAGATACCCTCAAACACAAATCTGTGTACATT AAAGGTTTCCCATTGGAGACAACCCTTGATGAAATCGAGGGGTGGCTGAAAGGGAAAGGCGTCATAGAAAACATTCAGATGAGACGCAACTTACAAAAGAATTTCAAG GGCTCAGTATTCCTGGTTTTTGACACTGAAGAAGCATCAAAGCAGTTCCTAGCACGCACAGACACCAAATCATTCAAAGAAAATGAAATGATTATACTTTCAAG AGAGGACTACCATGCAAAGAAATCAGAGGATAGAAAACTGTTAAAAGCAGAGTCCAAGGCTAAGGCTAAACA TGACAAGgatgaaaaacaaaaacaagcagaggaagaggaaatg AAATCTCTGGACGAGCAGACCGGATGCCTGTTGAAGTTCTCAGGCAATCTTGACAGTGTTTCAAGAGAGGACTTTCACGAGGTGTTCTCAGGTCATGGTCAAATCAAATGGATTGATTTCACCAGGGGTGCCAAAGAG GGTACCATCCTCTTCAGAGTGAGTGCCAAGGAAGCTCTTAATAAGGCCAAGGAAGCAAGTGGAGGAAACTTGAAAATTAAAGGCGAAGACGTTAcgtgggaggtggtggagggagatgcagagagggaaGCTCTGAAAAAAATAATTGAAGACCAACAGGAATCTCTCAACAGACGTCGAGGTGGTAGAG GTGGCAGAAAATCAGGTggtagaggggggagaggaggacgaAGGGACAGGGGTGGACGTGATGGCAAATCACACTACCAAGGCAGAAAGACCAAAtttgatgatagtgatgatgacg CACCTCCGAGCCCGAAGAAGCGAGCCCTGGAAGGAGTGTGCAAAGATGCTGATGCTCCAGCTGCAAAAGTTGTCAAAACTGAAAATGGTTCTTAA
- the mettl5 gene encoding rRNA N6-adenosine-methyltransferase METTL5 isoform X1, which yields MKLKELESCLQQVDAFEEPKILLEQYPTSPHIAACMLYTIHNTFDDIEGKLVADLGCGCGVLSIGAAMLDAGLCVGFDIDDDALEIFKRNSEEFELTNVDLIQCDMCSLRSHAYAKKFDTVIMNPPFGTKHNQGMDMQFLRTALTMATTAVYSLHKTSTRGHIQKKASDWGVKMEVIAELRYDLPASYKFHKKKSVDIKVDFLRFSTT from the exons ATGAAACTGAAAGAGTTGGAAAGTTGTCTTCAACAAGTGGACGCCTTTGAAGAACCCAAAATTCTTCTTGAACAATATCCAACCAGCCCTCACATTGCAG CATGTATGCTTTATACAATCCACAACACATTTGATGACATCGAGGGCAAATTGGTTGCAGATTTGGGATGCGGATGTGGCGTTCTTAGCATTGGAGCAGCAATGCTTGATGCAGG TTTGTGTGTTGGGTTTGACATTGATGACGATGCACTGGAGATATTCAAAAGGAACTCTGAGGAATTTGAGCTGACCAACGTAGACCTGATCCAGTGTGACATGTGCTCCCTGAGATCCCATGCATATGCCAAGAAATTTGACACTGTGATAATGAATCCTCCATTTGGTACCAAACACAACCAAG GTATGGACATGCAGTTTCTGAGGACAGCTTTAACTATGGCAACAACAGCAGTATATTCCCTTCACAAAACATCAACACGAGGC CACATACAGAAGAAAGCAAGTGACTGGGGAGTAAAAATGGAAGTAATAGCAG AGCTAAGATATGACTTGCCAGCGTCCTACAAGTTCCACAAGAAGAAATCG GTTGACATCAAGGTGGACTTTCTACGGTTTTCCACAACATGA